From the Gallaecimonas kandeliae genome, one window contains:
- a CDS encoding VanZ family protein, with protein sequence MQAVLNSTRTYQILLALAVLATAFLAFTKASYPQPGGDKSMHILAFFTLSLLTYGAWRRPLWPQWLALAGYGALIELVQWFLPYRESSIHDWYADVVGITLAYGLLALVKWRRSAS encoded by the coding sequence ATGCAGGCCGTGCTGAATTCGACCCGAACCTACCAAATACTGTTGGCCCTGGCCGTGCTGGCCACGGCTTTCCTTGCCTTCACCAAGGCCAGCTACCCCCAGCCAGGCGGTGACAAGAGCATGCACATCCTGGCCTTCTTTACCCTGAGCCTGCTGACCTACGGCGCCTGGCGCCGGCCGCTCTGGCCCCAGTGGCTGGCCCTGGCCGGCTACGGCGCCCTCATCGAGCTGGTGCAATGGTTCCTGCCCTACCGGGAGTCCAGCATCCATGACTGGTACGCCGACGTGGTCGGTATCACCCTGGCCTACGGCCTGCTGGCCCTGGTTAAATGGCGACGATCGGCGTCCTAG
- a CDS encoding ketopantoate reductase family protein has protein sequence MATIGVLGDGAIGRLVAGRLRRQDQQVILKGRSGLAPSADLWLICTKSHQALAAVQALAPAPELPLVLLCNGLGPHEQLAEAFPNPLFLATTTYGARRQGEQVVMTGHGQCWYGHFKGSKAALPLVHSVLNLAMPPATCFADVLKPLWRKLAINAVINPLTARDQVTNGALLEEDYRVEIHTLVHEMQPVLAAEGVVLGKEELLAAVLAVAKATAANHSSMLEDRRLGRKTEIDAISGYLCEKAEEHGLLVPSHRQLWQEIRELNQ, from the coding sequence ATGGCGACGATCGGCGTCCTAGGTGACGGCGCCATAGGGCGGCTGGTAGCCGGCCGCCTGCGCCGCCAGGACCAGCAGGTCATCCTCAAAGGCCGCAGCGGCCTGGCACCGAGCGCCGACCTCTGGCTCATCTGCACCAAGAGCCATCAGGCATTGGCGGCCGTCCAGGCCCTGGCACCGGCCCCAGAGCTGCCCCTGGTGCTGCTTTGCAACGGCCTTGGCCCCCACGAGCAGCTGGCAGAGGCTTTTCCCAACCCCCTCTTTCTTGCCACCACCACTTATGGCGCCCGCCGCCAGGGCGAGCAGGTGGTGATGACGGGCCACGGCCAATGCTGGTATGGCCATTTCAAGGGCAGCAAAGCCGCACTGCCGCTGGTGCATAGCGTCTTGAACCTCGCCATGCCCCCCGCAACCTGCTTTGCCGATGTCCTCAAGCCCCTCTGGCGCAAGCTCGCCATCAACGCCGTCATCAACCCCCTCACAGCCCGTGACCAGGTGACCAACGGCGCCCTGCTGGAGGAGGACTACAGGGTCGAGATCCATACCCTGGTCCACGAGATGCAGCCGGTGCTGGCCGCCGAAGGAGTGGTGCTTGGCAAAGAGGAACTGCTGGCCGCCGTGCTGGCGGTAGCCAAAGCCACCGCCGCCAACCACTCCTCCATGTTGGAGGACCGGCGCCTCGGCAGAAAAACCGAGATCGACGCCATCAGCGGCTATCTTTGTGAAAAAGCAGAAGAACATGGCCTGTTGGTGCCCTCCCACCGGCAGCTTTGGCAGGAAATAAGGGAACTGAACCAATGA
- a CDS encoding DJ-1 family glyoxalase III: protein MKSAWILCAQGSEELEVVGVANVLRRAGIHTQLVSLEPGLEVQCARKVHLLADRHWQDGLPTPDVMVLPGGLEGTERQANHQGLRDALRLHQAEGKWLAAMDTAPVLTLQAQDLLPEGAQLTAHPGFHDRLPANGRQPDALVVMDHQHKLITSQGPGTALLFALAIVEVLVGEEAAQRIAAPLVIP from the coding sequence ATGAAGAGTGCCTGGATCCTTTGCGCCCAGGGCTCGGAAGAGCTGGAAGTGGTCGGGGTGGCCAACGTGCTGCGCCGGGCCGGGATCCACACCCAATTGGTCAGCCTGGAGCCGGGGTTGGAAGTGCAGTGCGCCCGCAAGGTCCATCTGCTGGCCGACCGCCACTGGCAGGACGGCCTGCCGACGCCGGATGTGATGGTGTTGCCCGGCGGCCTTGAAGGCACTGAGCGCCAGGCCAACCACCAGGGGCTACGCGACGCTTTGCGGCTGCACCAGGCCGAAGGAAAATGGCTGGCCGCCATGGACACGGCGCCGGTGCTCACCCTGCAAGCCCAAGATCTCTTGCCCGAAGGGGCCCAGTTGACGGCACATCCCGGCTTCCACGACCGCCTGCCGGCGAATGGCCGCCAGCCCGACGCCCTGGTGGTCATGGATCACCAGCATAAGCTCATCACCAGCCAGGGCCCAGGCACGGCCCTGCTGTTCGCCCTGGCCATAGTGGAAGTGCTGGTGGGGGAAGAGGCGGCCCAGCGGATCGCCGCTCCCCTGGTGATCCCTTAA
- the thiI gene encoding tRNA uracil 4-sulfurtransferase ThiI gives MKFIIKLHPEITIKSKSVRLRFIKLLESNIRVALRRVEEEAKVDRFWDKLEVRVPDGADKAAVIDKLCCTPGVSHVLEVAEYPFQTLHDIYEVAQQAWGASLACKTFCVRVKRSGKHEFSSIEVERYVGGGLNQNNPTGGVRLKNPDLTLNIEIEGDRFYLVAGRHKGLGGFPIKTQEDLLTLISGGFDSGVASYQAIRRGSRTHYCFFNLGGSAHEIGTKQMAYHLWDRFGASHRVKFVTVPFEAVVAEILEKVEDGLMGVVLKRMMMRAAAKVAERMNIQALVTGEAVGQVSSQTLTNLTIIDRSVDTLILRPLIFMDKQEIVDCARDIGTFEIAETMPEFCGVISKSPNVRADIRKVEATELDFDMAVLDLALENAKVMDIRDIATEAQEKVVEVEAVAEVPSDGVILDIRAPDEEEESPLEVDGIEVKALPFYKLATQFGDLPKDRLYFLYCAKGVMSKLQALYLQEQGFSNVRVYRPH, from the coding sequence GTGAAGTTCATCATCAAGCTCCATCCGGAAATCACCATCAAGAGCAAGTCGGTCAGGCTGCGCTTCATCAAGCTGCTCGAGTCCAACATCAGGGTGGCGCTGCGCCGGGTGGAAGAGGAAGCCAAGGTCGACCGCTTCTGGGACAAGCTGGAAGTGCGGGTCCCGGACGGCGCCGACAAGGCCGCCGTCATCGACAAACTCTGTTGCACCCCTGGCGTCTCCCATGTGCTGGAAGTGGCCGAGTATCCCTTCCAGACCCTTCACGACATCTATGAAGTGGCCCAGCAGGCCTGGGGCGCCAGCCTGGCCTGCAAGACCTTCTGCGTGCGGGTCAAGCGCAGCGGCAAGCATGAGTTCAGCTCCATCGAAGTGGAGCGCTATGTCGGCGGTGGCCTCAACCAGAACAACCCCACCGGCGGGGTGCGCCTCAAGAACCCGGACCTGACCCTCAACATCGAGATCGAAGGCGACAGGTTCTATCTGGTGGCTGGCCGCCACAAGGGCCTGGGGGGCTTCCCCATCAAGACCCAGGAAGATCTGCTGACCCTCATCTCCGGCGGCTTCGATTCGGGTGTGGCCAGCTACCAGGCCATACGCCGTGGCTCCCGCACCCACTACTGCTTCTTCAACCTGGGCGGCAGTGCCCACGAGATCGGCACCAAGCAGATGGCCTACCATCTCTGGGACCGCTTCGGCGCCTCCCACAGGGTCAAGTTCGTCACAGTGCCTTTCGAAGCGGTGGTGGCGGAGATCCTCGAAAAGGTGGAAGACGGCCTCATGGGGGTGGTGCTCAAGCGCATGATGATGCGTGCTGCCGCCAAGGTGGCCGAGCGCATGAACATCCAGGCCCTGGTGACGGGGGAAGCCGTTGGCCAGGTGTCCAGCCAGACCCTCACCAACCTCACCATCATCGACCGCAGCGTCGACACCTTGATCCTGCGGCCGCTGATCTTCATGGACAAACAGGAGATCGTCGACTGTGCCCGTGACATCGGCACCTTCGAGATCGCCGAGACCATGCCAGAGTTCTGCGGCGTCATCTCCAAGAGCCCCAACGTCAGGGCCGACATCCGCAAGGTGGAAGCCACAGAGCTGGATTTCGACATGGCGGTGCTGGACCTGGCCCTGGAGAACGCCAAGGTCATGGACATCCGCGACATCGCCACCGAAGCCCAGGAAAAGGTGGTGGAAGTGGAGGCGGTGGCCGAGGTGCCCAGCGACGGGGTGATCCTGGATATCCGCGCCCCCGACGAGGAGGAAGAATCGCCCCTGGAGGTGGACGGCATCGAAGTGAAGGCGCTGCCTTTCTACAAGCTGGCCACCCAGTTCGGCGACCTGCCCAAGGACAGGCTCTACTTCCTCTATTGCGCCAAAGGGGTGATGAGCAAGCTCCAGGCCCTGTACCTGCAGGAGCAGGGGTTCAGCAACGTGCGGGTCTACAGGCCCCATTGA
- a CDS encoding flagellar motor protein MotB gives MSDAPKCKCPPPGLPPWMGTFADLMSLLMCFFVLLLSFSEMDVLKFKQIAGSMKNAFGVQNRVEVKDIPKGTSVIAQEFSPGRPEPTPIETVQQQTMEMTEQSLEFQKGESQYVGGESKQRDKRVGGESSTKGSKHSAENPQEQQDQMNELARNMAQALNAQIQDGAIELESLGQQIVIRIREKGSFPSGSAFLQPKFKPIIQQVGELLKDVPGEITVSGHTDDLKVHSELYSSNWDLSVQRALAVTHELLMVQGLDPKRLVVRGFADSQPLVPNDTEAHRRMNRRVEIAINQGKPKITDEIPAGRP, from the coding sequence ATGAGTGACGCACCCAAGTGCAAGTGCCCGCCGCCCGGCCTGCCGCCCTGGATGGGCACCTTTGCCGACCTGATGTCGCTGCTGATGTGTTTCTTCGTGCTGCTGCTGTCCTTCTCCGAGATGGATGTGCTTAAGTTCAAGCAGATAGCCGGCTCCATGAAAAACGCCTTCGGCGTCCAGAACCGCGTCGAGGTCAAGGACATCCCCAAGGGGACTTCCGTCATCGCCCAGGAGTTCAGCCCTGGCCGTCCCGAGCCGACCCCCATAGAGACTGTCCAGCAGCAGACCATGGAGATGACGGAGCAGAGCCTGGAGTTCCAGAAAGGGGAAAGCCAGTACGTCGGCGGCGAGAGCAAGCAGCGGGATAAAAGGGTTGGCGGCGAGTCGTCCACCAAGGGCTCCAAACATAGCGCCGAGAATCCCCAGGAACAGCAGGACCAGATGAACGAGCTGGCCCGCAACATGGCCCAGGCGCTCAATGCCCAGATCCAAGACGGGGCCATAGAGCTGGAGTCCCTCGGCCAGCAGATCGTCATCCGCATCCGTGAGAAGGGCTCCTTCCCCTCGGGCTCGGCCTTCCTGCAGCCCAAGTTCAAGCCCATCATCCAGCAGGTGGGGGAACTGCTCAAGGACGTGCCGGGGGAGATCACCGTTTCAGGCCATACCGACGACCTCAAGGTCCATTCCGAGCTCTACAGTTCCAACTGGGACCTGTCGGTGCAGCGGGCCCTGGCCGTGACCCACGAGCTGCTGATGGTACAGGGCCTGGATCCCAAGCGCCTGGTGGTGCGCGGCTTTGCCGACTCCCAGCCGTTGGTGCCCAACGACACCGAGGCCCACAGGCGCATGAACCGCCGCGTCGAGATCGCCATCAACCAGGGTAAGCCCAAGATAACGGACGAGATCCCGGCCGGCCGGCCCTGA
- the pomA gene encoding flagellar motor protein PomA encodes MDLATLIGIIGAFAFVLMAMMLGGDLNAFYDTPSVLIVVAGSLCVVLMKFNMGQFFGAAKIAVKAFMFKLDKPEELIDKAVEMADAARKGGFLALEEAEVKNAFFRKGIDLLVDGHDVDVVRENLNKDINETTERHERGISIFKAIADVAPAMGMIGTLVGLVAMLKNMDDPKAIGPAMAVALLTTLYGAVIANMVAIPIADKLGLRMNEEMLNRRLILDAVLGIQAGLNPRVIENMLKNYLAESKRQVKTTDE; translated from the coding sequence TTGGATCTGGCGACACTCATCGGAATTATCGGCGCCTTCGCCTTCGTCCTCATGGCCATGATGTTGGGGGGCGACCTCAACGCCTTCTATGACACTCCCTCAGTGCTCATCGTCGTGGCAGGCTCGCTGTGCGTGGTGTTGATGAAGTTCAACATGGGCCAGTTCTTCGGCGCCGCCAAGATCGCCGTCAAGGCCTTCATGTTCAAACTGGACAAGCCGGAAGAGCTGATCGACAAGGCCGTGGAAATGGCCGACGCAGCCCGTAAGGGTGGCTTCCTGGCCCTGGAAGAAGCCGAGGTCAAGAACGCCTTCTTCCGTAAGGGGATAGACCTGCTGGTGGACGGCCATGACGTGGACGTGGTGCGTGAAAACCTCAATAAGGACATCAACGAAACCACGGAGCGCCACGAGCGCGGCATCAGCATCTTCAAGGCCATCGCCGACGTGGCCCCCGCCATGGGCATGATAGGCACCCTGGTCGGCCTGGTGGCCATGCTCAAGAACATGGACGATCCCAAGGCCATAGGCCCGGCCATGGCCGTGGCCTTGCTGACCACCCTCTACGGCGCCGTCATCGCCAACATGGTGGCCATCCCCATCGCCGACAAGCTGGGGCTGCGCATGAACGAGGAAATGCTCAACCGCCGCCTGATCCTGGATGCCGTGCTGGGTATCCAGGCCGGCCTCAATCCCAGGGTCATCGAGAACATGCTCAAGAACTACCTGGCCGAGTCCAAGCGCCAGGTCAAGACCACGGACGAATAA
- a CDS encoding exodeoxyribonuclease VII small subunit — MAKKQPDNMSFEESLQELEAVVLQLEQGELSLDEALKQFERGVALSRASEQKLKAAEQKVQMLLEDGKTLAPFNEPEQ; from the coding sequence ATGGCAAAAAAGCAGCCTGACAATATGAGCTTCGAAGAGAGCCTCCAGGAATTGGAAGCCGTAGTGCTGCAACTGGAGCAAGGCGAACTGAGCCTGGACGAGGCCCTCAAGCAGTTCGAGCGGGGCGTGGCCCTGAGCCGGGCCAGCGAGCAGAAGCTCAAGGCCGCAGAGCAAAAAGTGCAGATGCTGCTGGAAGACGGCAAGACCCTGGCCCCTTTCAACGAGCCCGAACAATGA
- the ispA gene encoding (2E,6E)-farnesyl diphosphate synthase, with translation MSLAQFQAACRQRIDAYLKTLLDTQPDLEPRLKAAMNHGLLLGGKRMRPFLVYGAGQMLGLPLEKLDPLAGAVECIHAYSLIHDDLPAMDDDALRRGQPTVHVAFDEATAILAGDALQALAFGELAKAEVATVAGFKALLALLAQAAGYPGMVGGQAMDMAATDQPTSLEQLERIHAHKTGALIRASLLMPALMADIPQQQYQLLSDFADKLGLAFQVQDDILDVTADTATLGKTQGKDQRDNKATYPALMGLAAAQEFAQSLVDEALSCLASLPYNSDHLAALARFVISRER, from the coding sequence ATGAGCCTGGCCCAGTTCCAGGCAGCCTGCCGCCAGCGTATCGACGCTTACCTGAAAACCTTGCTGGACACCCAGCCGGATCTGGAGCCCAGGCTCAAGGCGGCCATGAACCATGGCCTGCTGCTGGGCGGCAAGCGCATGCGTCCCTTCCTGGTCTACGGTGCCGGTCAGATGCTGGGCCTGCCCCTGGAAAAGCTCGATCCATTGGCAGGGGCCGTGGAGTGCATCCACGCCTACTCGCTTATCCACGACGACCTGCCGGCCATGGACGACGACGCCCTGCGCCGCGGCCAACCGACAGTGCACGTGGCCTTTGACGAAGCCACCGCCATCCTCGCCGGCGACGCCCTGCAGGCCCTGGCCTTCGGCGAGCTGGCCAAGGCCGAGGTCGCGACTGTGGCCGGCTTCAAGGCCCTGCTGGCGCTGCTGGCCCAGGCCGCCGGCTATCCCGGTATGGTAGGGGGCCAAGCCATGGACATGGCCGCCACTGACCAGCCAACCAGCCTCGAGCAACTGGAGCGGATCCACGCCCACAAGACAGGGGCCCTGATCCGCGCCAGCCTGCTAATGCCGGCGCTGATGGCCGACATCCCCCAGCAGCAGTACCAGTTGCTGAGCGATTTTGCCGACAAGTTGGGGCTGGCCTTCCAAGTCCAGGACGATATCCTCGACGTCACCGCCGACACCGCCACCCTCGGCAAGACCCAGGGCAAGGACCAGCGGGACAACAAAGCCACCTATCCTGCCCTGATGGGGCTCGCCGCCGCCCAGGAGTTCGCCCAGTCCCTTGTGGACGAAGCGCTGTCCTGCCTGGCGTCCTTGCCCTACAATAGCGATCATTTGGCCGCCCTCGCCCGCTTTGTTATCAGCCGAGAGCGCTAA
- the dxs gene encoding 1-deoxy-D-xylulose-5-phosphate synthase, whose product MSTDKNSYPLLSGISSPEALRKLPQDQLPQVADELRRYLLESVSQSSGHLASGLGAVELTVALHYIYQTPFDRLIWDVGHQAYPHKILTGRRDQMGSIRQKNGLHPFPWREESEYDVLSVGHSSTSISAGLAMAIAAEREGEGRKVVSVIGDGAMTAGMVFEAMNHAGDLGTDMVVVLNDNEMSISENVGALNKHLARLLSGSLYTSIREGGKKVLSGLPPIKELAKRAEEHLKGMVVPGTLFEELGFNYIGPIDGHDVNALVDCLRNMRNLKGPQLLHVMTKKGKGYEPAEKDPIGYHGVPKFDPAQTSLPKSKGGSPSFSQIFGDWLCDMAARDPKLMAITPAMREGSGMVRFSQEYPKQYFDVAIAEQHAVTFAAGFAIEGYKPVVAIYSSFLQRAYDQLIHDVALMKLPVLFAIDRAGIVGADGPTHQGAFDLSFLRCIPNMVVMTPSDEDQCRQMLYTGYQWDGPAAVRYPRGSGTGIAPQAEMRALPIGKGEQVRKGNKVAILAFGTLLAEARQAAEALDASLCDMRFVKPLDEDLIQDMAAQHELLVTLEENAVMGGAGSAVAEFLNSQGINKPLLQLGLPDEFIKHGTQAEILAELRLDAAGITGRIKARLE is encoded by the coding sequence ATGAGCACCGATAAGAACTCCTATCCCCTTTTGAGCGGCATCTCCTCCCCCGAGGCCTTGCGCAAACTTCCCCAGGACCAGCTGCCACAGGTGGCTGACGAGCTGCGCCGCTACCTGCTGGAATCCGTCAGCCAGTCTTCAGGCCATTTGGCCTCCGGCCTCGGTGCCGTGGAGCTGACGGTGGCCTTGCATTACATCTACCAGACCCCTTTCGACCGCTTGATCTGGGACGTGGGCCACCAGGCCTACCCCCACAAGATCCTCACCGGCCGCCGGGACCAGATGGGCAGCATCCGCCAGAAGAACGGCCTGCATCCCTTCCCCTGGCGTGAAGAAAGCGAGTACGACGTGCTGTCGGTCGGCCATTCCTCCACCTCCATCTCCGCCGGCCTCGCCATGGCCATAGCGGCGGAGCGTGAAGGCGAAGGCCGCAAGGTGGTGTCCGTCATAGGTGACGGCGCCATGACCGCCGGCATGGTGTTCGAGGCCATGAACCACGCAGGGGATCTCGGCACCGACATGGTGGTGGTGCTCAACGACAACGAGATGTCCATCTCCGAGAACGTCGGCGCCCTGAACAAGCACCTGGCCAGGCTGCTCTCCGGCAGCCTCTACACCTCCATCCGCGAAGGCGGCAAGAAGGTGCTGTCCGGCCTGCCGCCCATCAAGGAGCTGGCCAAGCGCGCCGAGGAACACCTCAAGGGCATGGTGGTGCCCGGTACCCTCTTCGAAGAGCTGGGCTTCAACTACATAGGCCCCATCGATGGCCATGACGTCAACGCCCTGGTGGACTGCCTGCGCAACATGCGCAACCTCAAGGGTCCCCAGCTGCTGCACGTGATGACCAAGAAGGGCAAGGGCTACGAGCCGGCCGAGAAGGACCCCATCGGCTACCATGGTGTGCCCAAGTTCGACCCGGCCCAGACCAGCCTGCCCAAGTCCAAGGGCGGCAGCCCCAGCTTCTCGCAGATCTTCGGCGACTGGCTCTGCGACATGGCCGCCCGAGATCCCAAGCTGATGGCCATCACCCCGGCCATGCGCGAAGGCTCCGGCATGGTGCGCTTCAGCCAGGAATACCCCAAACAGTACTTCGACGTGGCCATCGCCGAACAACATGCGGTGACCTTCGCCGCCGGTTTCGCCATCGAAGGCTACAAGCCGGTGGTGGCCATCTATTCGAGCTTCCTGCAGCGGGCCTACGACCAGCTGATCCACGATGTGGCGCTGATGAAGCTGCCGGTGCTGTTCGCCATCGACCGCGCCGGCATCGTCGGTGCCGACGGCCCCACCCACCAGGGTGCCTTCGACTTGAGCTTCCTGCGCTGTATCCCCAACATGGTGGTGATGACCCCCTCAGACGAGGATCAATGCCGGCAGATGCTCTACACCGGCTACCAGTGGGACGGTCCAGCCGCCGTCCGTTACCCCCGCGGCAGCGGTACCGGCATAGCGCCCCAGGCCGAGATGCGGGCCCTGCCCATCGGCAAGGGCGAACAGGTCAGGAAAGGCAACAAGGTCGCCATTTTGGCCTTCGGCACCCTGCTTGCCGAGGCACGCCAGGCCGCAGAAGCCCTGGACGCCAGCCTCTGCGACATGCGTTTCGTCAAGCCTTTGGACGAGGACTTGATCCAAGACATGGCCGCCCAGCATGAGCTGTTGGTAACCTTGGAAGAAAATGCCGTCATGGGCGGCGCCGGTTCGGCTGTCGCCGAATTCCTCAACAGCCAGGGCATCAACAAGCCGCTGTTGCAGTTGGGGCTGCCGGACGAATTCATCAAACATGGCACCCAGGCGGAGATCCTGGCTGAGCTGAGGCTGGATGCCGCCGGTATCACAGGCCGCATCAAAGCACGGCTTGAATGA
- a CDS encoding GGDEF domain-containing protein: MAYPLGLHLLIRPLLTGPGTHPLTAAATLALALATLLRNNRLGTALAAMVLALMLLRLFLAEPSGPWLAALTPFPQALAKLNALGHSVALGELTALSLAASAAALLCYQAFRLTLSQLLAAFSLAVPQVAIVGYALGLNRFHGETSLTTVSMVIPLAMAILLCSAHRGGLRALLSPRVGGRVARLQLLLGFSIPFLTGFLLVNTVQHSPDLSLGILIVTVSQATVVLITVSAILYDQVDLGRRRYQRQLELLATKDALTLTYNRYALERRADQELARFHRHGPPLSALLVDIDHFKVINDTYGHGVGDLVLQRLAALMRSHCRCQDMVARWGGEEFVLLLPDTALEAAAQAAEKLRRLIAETDFSEQGVGLPVHISIGCAQLMANESFSDQLRRADAALYSAKRQGRNQVVCAEPSRPSLRQA; the protein is encoded by the coding sequence TTGGCCTACCCCCTAGGGTTGCACTTGCTGATCCGCCCCTTGTTGACAGGGCCTGGGACTCACCCCCTAACGGCAGCGGCGACCCTGGCCCTGGCCCTGGCCACCTTGCTGCGGAACAACCGGCTGGGCACGGCGCTGGCCGCCATGGTGCTGGCCCTGATGCTGCTGAGGCTGTTCCTGGCCGAGCCGAGCGGCCCCTGGCTGGCGGCACTGACTCCCTTTCCACAAGCCCTGGCCAAACTCAACGCCCTGGGCCACAGCGTCGCCCTTGGCGAGTTAACGGCCCTGAGCCTGGCCGCCAGCGCCGCCGCCCTGCTGTGCTACCAGGCCTTTCGCCTGACATTGTCACAGCTGCTGGCGGCCTTTAGCCTGGCCGTTCCCCAAGTCGCCATCGTCGGCTATGCCCTGGGACTCAACCGCTTTCACGGCGAGACCTCCCTGACCACAGTGTCCATGGTCATCCCTCTGGCCATGGCCATACTGCTGTGCAGCGCCCACAGAGGTGGTCTGCGGGCCCTGCTCAGCCCCAGGGTGGGCGGCAGGGTGGCCAGGCTGCAACTGCTGCTGGGCTTTTCCATTCCCTTCCTGACCGGGTTCCTGCTGGTCAATACCGTCCAACATTCCCCGGACCTTTCACTCGGCATACTGATAGTGACCGTCAGCCAGGCGACAGTGGTGCTGATCACCGTTTCGGCCATCCTCTATGATCAGGTGGACCTCGGCCGCCGCCGCTACCAGCGGCAATTGGAACTGCTGGCCACCAAGGACGCCCTGACCCTGACCTACAACCGCTACGCCCTGGAACGCCGCGCCGATCAGGAGCTGGCCCGTTTCCATCGCCACGGCCCTCCCTTGTCGGCCCTGCTGGTGGATATCGATCATTTCAAGGTCATCAACGACACCTATGGCCACGGGGTCGGCGACTTGGTGCTGCAGCGACTGGCCGCCCTGATGCGCAGCCACTGCCGCTGTCAGGACATGGTGGCCCGCTGGGGAGGCGAGGAATTCGTGCTGCTGCTGCCCGATACCGCTCTCGAGGCCGCCGCCCAGGCCGCGGAAAAGCTGCGGCGCCTGATCGCCGAAACCGACTTCTCGGAGCAAGGCGTAGGCCTGCCCGTCCATATCTCCATAGGCTGCGCCCAGTTGATGGCCAACGAGAGCTTCTCGGACCAACTGCGCCGCGCCGACGCCGCCCTCTACAGCGCCAAGCGCCAGGGACGCAACCAGGTGGTATGCGCCGAGCCGTCCCGCCCTTCCTTGAGGCAGGCTTGA
- a CDS encoding IS3 family transposase (programmed frameshift) → MKRQRRTFTPEFKLEAAKLVLDQGYAISQASQSLDVGETALRRWVEQLQAERSGRTPTSKALTPEQQKIQELEARINRLEREKAIFKKGYRSLNVGRVRTYALIDRLREQEPVDRICALFEVATSSYYEHRLRGRRIDARRLHLRSEVNRLFSHSRSAAGSRTLKDMLRAEGIEIGRFLVRRLMKEAGLVCKQPGNHRYRQATIERPDIPNQLARSFQVDTPNQVWCGDITYIWASSRWCYLAVVLALFTRRVVGWALSEQPDAELTVKALQMAYEQRGCPKGVMFHSDQGSQYANRLFRQRLWRYRMSQSMSRRGNCWDNAPMERLFRSLKSEWIPAMGYPSQALASRDISAYLMGYYNWQRPHQHNDGLPPAKAEAKLNLLYGNC, encoded by the exons ATGAAACGGCAACGACGTACCTTCACTCCCGAGTTCAAGCTTGAAGCCGCCAAGCTGGTGCTGGACCAGGGCTATGCCATCAGCCAGGCCAGCCAGTCGCTGGATGTCGGCGAAACCGCCCTGCGGCGCTGGGTTGAACAGCTTCAGGCCGAGCGCAGCGGGCGAACCCCTACCAGCAAGGCACTGACTCCGGAGCAACAGAAAATCCAGGAGCTGGAAGCGCGCATCAACCGCCTGGAACGCGAGAAGGCCATTT TTAAAAAAGGCTACCGCTCTCTTAATGTCGGACGAGTTCGAACGTACGCGCTGATAGACCGGTTAAGGGAGCAAGAGCCGGTCGACAGGATCTGCGCATTGTTCGAGGTCGCCACGTCCAGCTATTACGAGCACCGGCTACGGGGGCGGCGCATCGACGCCCGGCGCCTGCACCTGCGTAGCGAGGTCAACCGGTTGTTCAGTCACAGCCGCAGCGCGGCTGGCAGCCGGACCCTCAAGGATATGCTCCGCGCCGAGGGCATCGAGATAGGGCGTTTCCTGGTGCGGCGCTTGATGAAGGAAGCGGGACTGGTCTGCAAGCAGCCCGGCAACCACCGCTACCGGCAAGCGACCATTGAGCGACCTGATATCCCCAACCAGTTGGCGCGCTCATTCCAGGTCGATACGCCCAACCAGGTCTGGTGTGGCGATATCACCTACATCTGGGCGAGCAGCCGCTGGTGCTACCTGGCGGTGGTTCTGGCTCTCTTTACCCGCCGCGTGGTGGGCTGGGCGCTCTCTGAGCAGCCTGACGCTGAACTGACAGTCAAGGCGCTGCAGATGGCCTACGAGCAACGAGGCTGCCCCAAGGGCGTGATGTTCCATTCGGACCAAGGCAGCCAATACGCCAACCGACTGTTCCGGCAACGGCTGTGGCGTTACCGGATGAGCCAGAGCATGAGCCGGCGCGGTAACTGTTGGGACAATGCGCCGATGGAAAGGCTGTTCCGCAGTCTGAAATCTGAATGGATACCGGCCATGGGTTATCCCAGCCAGGCCCTAGCCAGCCGGGACATCAGCGCCTATCTGATGGGCTACTACAACTGGCAACGGCCACATCAACACAATGACGGATTGCCTCCGGCAAAAGCCGAGGCAAAACTTAATTTACTGTACGGAAATTGTTGA